The DNA region TGCGAAAACTGAAAGCATTGATATTTACGACATTTAcgaatttacatataaaattatatccgGTTTATTCTTCAAAGAAACCGGAGCTGGTTAGTGGAGACTTGGGCAGAGAAACTCTTCAgggaattattgaaataaaacacgAATTATAAAGGCAGAGgtatatttcattcaaataaatacaatcaGGCCTACTCTGCTAAGCTAAATTCTGaaattcacattaaattaatattatcaattacAAATGCTAAAGCTGATGTTCTGCTTTGATTTTCCTATTTGCTACCTAATAACTTTTTAGCAATAGGTTTTGGTGTTTGAGAttagaatatgattttttggCATTTGTTATGCTGTGCTTTCAAAATTCATTGACCCTGATTGGAGGTGTTGCACATTTCGCcgtataaattcattttgtacCATATAGTATTGAAAGCACTGAATATGTGTGTAtggaagattattattattattattattattattagtagtgGTAGTATGTACAATGAAATTATGCTACTTtagaaattgaattgaaatacatctacttatttatattgctTTAGAATTACGGGTGATAAATACGGACTGTTTTGTAGTGCCGCTAAAACCTACAGTGCTTATTATATACAGTTAACTTTATATCATAATCGCAGAAACTTCTCGTAAAAAATTCAACATCACAATTAAATCAAAGTGTTCCCTTAGATTATAGGTAACAGCAGTTTTCATTCAGGAAGTATTACAATGCTCACTTACTTCCCAGATACTAATTTTAAGCATAAAATGTTAAGTTTCAATAGGTTTTGGAAGTTCATTTTTAACACGTAtatatcaagttttaaaaatgtttgtaaggtATTTGTATTTGCCACTAGCTTCGGTATTTATAGACCATTCATTATAAAGTACAAACGTATAAAGACCAACACaaagaagtattttttaaacttgatATATACCATAAAAAgcagtttataaaaaacaactttatCACCTTGATTGAAGACCCCAGCgtcaaaaatgtaatgtaactGACTTCAAATGAGTCCAAAAAATTCAACTATCACAATAACAAAATACTTGAGATTTAAGCAAAAGACATTGCAGTTAAAACCTAAACCACAAtaattacacaataaaaaGATTACAATGATTTTCTAAGACTTGCTAATAAAACAATCGGTTACATTTTCATGATGAAGCAGTGGTCGAACTTTGTAAGAGGTTTTAACCTCGGCACCGAGTGAATCTATTACACAATCATTCAGAAattcacacatttttaattacaactttttaaaaaatgtgtttaatacTGTAAAACAAAACGATACTTTTGGTATATTTcgccaaatattaaaaaccaaaaataattttctacagAGTGtagtgtataaataaatacgttcACAAAATTACCAGctcaaaaatgaataaatgtaaaattgtccaccttaatcaattaataacacAATAATCACAATTTTAAGGTGAGagtaaatacttaataataacaaaattcaatataaactagtgtaaaaattatacagagttaattaaaaatatcacatttaatgttcgacaatattatttaacacataCCACGTGAATTAAACGCAATTTGAGGACTGAACCTCGGCAACTAGtgagtaaattaaattccgcatttgttcaaaaaattcGCACAATTCCTAATATGTAAACGCGTTAACTGGCAGCCAATGTGTTACACCCAAACTATtttcaagttaaaataatatttttataaacacttAACATGTATAGAAATAAAACGTGACTCGTAACCTGACATCAATTTGATATTAACGAATACGCCAGCAGAATATCATCTTTAGCataaagcttaaaaaatttcacCAATAGTCTATACATTGAAATAGCAGTGTAGAcccaaataaattatctactACAAAATTGGATAGTAAAAAGTTACGTCTAAATgctattatacaaattaaatcctAAAAAAAGGGCAGATGTACTATGAATCCATGCAATAAATCTTACAGTTGTTTCTATAAAAAGGCTAGTTTTTTATTGCGGTGATGTGCAGTGAATCCATtataaatcactaaaaactataatatttattgcatgACTGTATAAGTtacgtttaaaaaaataattatccttGTTTCAGCAAGAGTTTGTCCCATTCAATTGGTGTGCCAAATACTTCCTGTTCTAACCAAAGATGATAATGCCTTTTAAAACTGTCAGATAAATCGTGTGTCGTTCCAAGGACACTGTTCAAACAATTATCTACTGGCTCGTATTCACTGTCTGCTATTTGTGTGTACCTCCTATTGTTAAACCTGTCAACTGACGCTCTCAATGCGCATTCCTCGGCTTGGAAATCCCACGGCCTGGCATCCAAATCTGTAAGAAAGCGTTTAGAACAACTTTTTACTTCAAAACCCCTCAATTGATCTACGTACCGTTTCCGTATGCCCAATCATCATTGAGGCGATGTCTGACCTTCTGATAGATGGCACTTATGGTCTTCATGTTCGACTTCCTCCATTGCCTGCCCAAGTACTTAGTTTGCATCTTAAGCAACTTCAGCACGTACAACTGAGTCATCGCATGCCTGACTTTCAGAGTACGCTTCAGTATTGGTGCCGACTTGAAAACCACCAGCATCTAAAACAACATTCCCAATAACTGCGAGCTGGcaggaacatcaatacccacCATTATCCGTGAATGCTTCCATTTGGTCAGCTTGTTCAGTATCCTCAGCAGATTGATGCACGAAAACATGTTCCGCCACGAGAACGGTATTGGATCCCCGATCTCCAGACTCTCCGTAGTGAGCTCGGGCTGATCTCCAATTACGCAAGACGGAAAATCCAGTATTGGAATGCTGGAATTCCACTAATAGTAACACAAAGAaccaacatttaataaataaacttacgCGTTCTTGGCGCCAACGTATGCCATGATGTTTTGGTTGAAGAATTTCAGAACCAGAGGTATGCAATTGGCGAACACCAGGTGCTGCgacataaattcaaattgataGATGTGATTGATCTTGAAGTGCTTGAGCAGCAACAACAATATCGCAGACACAGCTTTGACGATGATCTCCTTGTGTCTGTTCACATCTATGCCCAGTTTGGTCGACCTGAGCACAGTCATGGGCATCTCCTCCGGCAGCACGTCGGCCATTATGTTGATGGAGTCGGTTTTCGCCTTCGACGTGGGAGCTGCGGCCAGAAGTATTTTCAGAAGGGCTATCATGTACTGCGGCAGATTCGGCAGCATTGCTTGATACAGGATTTCGGTCGGTGTCATCTCGATCTCGCCTTCGCTTGTCGACAGCGGGTTCCTGGCAATTTCTTCCTCCTTTTGGATTTGCAGCTCCGCCAGCGAAGTGTAGACATGCTTAAAAGATTTTGGCCCGTTATGGCTATTTTGTAACGCCaatttgttaaacaatttttaggcCTTCAACTTATCACTACGTGTACTACAGAAGTTGgccaatttattgatatttacacataatattagatattatatctttattttttaaaatctaatataatttcatatttgaacAAAGGTAGAAGGGTAATATGTTACAAAACGGACAAATAAATGAGCAGAAACAGTTTACAAGATTTCATATAATCCAGAGGCACTTTTAAATGTGCCTCTTCGCGCCAATTCGTTTCATAAATCAACCATGCCAACATTCGCGCATGCGCTTTAAGGTCGGACTGTTGTTTCAATGGTAAGGGAGCTGAGGCGTCCCTCTAGCCAATATCCAGCTCCAAATATCATTTGttgttaaagaattaaattgcctaattcttaatttgaattttacggACTAAATTTACATGATAAAAACACtgattattcaaattgtatgttgttaattaagcgtaaatagaaataaaatattgtttttgttttttcttgttcTAAATCCAAAATATGGATTTttcgtaaaaaaaaaaattgagaaagtTATTGCTTTCGGCACACATTTCCCTAACATCCTGTATAATGTGTCTTACTAAACCTCACGAGCCGCCATTGGTCACAATATTCTACTACcaacatataaacaaaatttgtatacaaaagTATACAGGTTgcatatatgaaaataatataacctaaaaataaatatgttgccTGCACTGTCGAAAAACTGGTATATACAAATTGTCTAACAAACTGGTAAGTGTTTAATAGTTATTGTGTAATTTGTGagaaattatactaataactATTAATACTTACATCTTTAAGTGTTTTTACTCCCTCATGTATTGGCTCAGGAAGTCCAAACATGGTTGTCCTATCATTCTGCAGACTATATCCTACGAATTTCATTCTAGCAGTGTCTAAGAACATGTCAATATCCTTTTGCCTGACTTTGGGTTTCCAAGGCAAACCACGAGGTAACATAATAGTGTTTTGTAAAGTGGGTGACATAGGCCTATTCtggtaattattatacatcTGGCCGTCACTATTTTCTGCCGGCCTCCTTTCATCGTAATCTGACATATCAGACAAGTCATCTGCGTTTTCGCCGCTCATCGAAGCTTCGAGTTCCATGCCCAACGACTCGTGATCATCCAAGCTGCTTTGCTTCATCAGactctaaaataaaacattgtacAAACCTCAAACATTTCACGTGTCAGTTCTCACCCTTCGAAACGGTCTGGGGTTCCTCTTTTCGTTCTGTGCTTCAAGTAAATCCGACGCGCTGGCAGGTGGAGAGGATGATCTCATAGTTTTGGCGATCTCCATGGTGTCTTCATCCTGTTGCGGCAAACCGGCCCGTTTACGTTTCTCAATTTTCAGCTCCCTGAGCGTGCTCATGCCGCCCAGAGACACCAAAATTAACTTCCACAATAAGAGCAGCACCTTCTTCATGGGGAAATGTGGGGCGGCGCCGCTACAAAATCTAGTCACCATGCCGAGCAGCTTGACTATCAAAAGGTCCTCGCCACTTGCGTTCGCTAAAACGTTCACACGGGTTCAGTGAGTCGTTCACTTCGGTTGCAACACGTTTACCTATCTCGTTACAAAAGGAATTCACATCGGCCTGGAACTCGTCGCATCCGGTGGCTTTCTCGTTCCGGATCACTTCGGTGATGGTGTATAAAACTGACAGAATAACGCGCAAATCCTGCGAATCCGCCAGCGACACGGCTATTTTGCGCATGGCGACGTGTGCCGCCGTACTGTTCCTGAAACGTATTTGTTAGTACTGATCACTCCTCGACTTACAACTACATACTCGATCTCAATGTTAAGTAAATCGGTGAATGCATTGAAAGCACCAAGTTGATATAGTAAAATGGAGTTACGGCGGGCCCACTGCGCCTGCTCTGTGTCGGACTGCATTTCAGCCCAACATCCCTGAGTTATGTACAATATACATCTGGCACTTCGCATTCGAAGAGGTTTACTGCTGACTTCCAGTTGATCTAACAGCTTCATAACTACCGACTTCTTCTCCTCGACGCCCAGCCGCTGCCAGCTGGGCGGCAGATTGTACTGCTCCATTTGGTCCTCGAACGCCCTGACATTGAGGGTGAGCTCAGGTTGTTCGGTGTAGCTGTACAGTTCCGCGATTTCGTTCTGATGCGTGTCGGTGTCATCGTAGACGAACTCGAGATCGGGTGAATCACCACCGCCACCctacaaatttcaaacaatttcaatGTTGTTAAAGTCAACTGTCAAATTGAAtaggttatttttaatgtttattgacAGTAACCGACGTTGACGGAGTGTCAGAGATATGACAACTATACGGTTAATTTAGCGCGGTTGTTATGACTACAATTGGATATCAGTGCATGcttgtagaaaaaataaaaaacttacatcCGAGTCTTGTCTCTGACGTCTGATGATCTCTCGAAGTCTGGGCAAACCTCTCTTTCCGTTACCGTTTGGATCCATGCTGAGTCAGAAggcattattcattttaatcatAACATCTTAGAAGCGTAcacgttatttatttatttattaagcacttaaaaattatggaaaCATCGCCATTATCCCGTTAAACTGGGTAGGGATATTGACCCAGGCTTTTGAGCACCATCTATGAATTACTTGTTGAAGTTAGACCgggacttttaaataaaaatatgtttttcaacaaatttatttaattattaaaataggtgCGTAGTTTTATTGAGATAATGATAAGATTTATTACCGTGAAGTACCACACTCAATCATacatgaaacaataaaatcagaTATGATATCAACACTTGCAATCCAGTATTATCAtggaataaacaaacaaacgcATTTGATTAATCAATACAGAGGATTTACAACATACAACCAATAACATTCAATTATGACATGACATTGAATGGGACTATATTCATTGACTAATTTGGAATTACTctgttcatttaaataaacagtactTATGAAGTGTATTTTCCATTATATATaatgaacaaattatattaacgtaaattttttaattaaacgtaaatttaaaaacaattttaataaatatttaccaatttataatatttaataattaagctgGTGTGATAAcacttcattaaaaattgaaccTTGAAAATGATACAATATTCAatgtattattcatattttccatttaaggCACGTCAAGCCTgtaaatacattatataacttttatacAAGAAAGCTTGAGAATATCTAGatacaacataataaataaatatttaattattttttaatttatgatgtggaacatttaatatacaaagtgtttctaaaatagctgaccaaaatataattttcaaatattgttttttcccTCATAACCGTAACCTTTGTTCCAAGTGtgtttaaatctaatatatattattctaaaatatattcttacaatccaatgtaataaactttttttgtaaTGATAAAGTAGTGTAGATTCTGGGGGAGTTCCCTCTTTTTGTCATCCATATTTTCTACGCTActgatattgtttaaaaccaTTACTTTTCCTATTCTTTAcccaatttagaaaaaaggtactcttaattatattttgattttagttttaaaaaatatttagtgtcGTAGGAAA from Aethina tumida isolate Nest 87 chromosome 1, icAetTumi1.1, whole genome shotgun sequence includes:
- the LOC109596307 gene encoding striatin-interacting protein 1, with amino-acid sequence MDPNGNGKRGLPRLREIIRRQRQDSDGGGGDSPDLEFVYDDTDTHQNEIAELYSYTEQPELTLNVRAFEDQMEQYNLPPSWQRLGVEEKKSVVMKLLDQLEVSSKPLRMRSARCILYITQGCWAEMQSDTEQAQWARRNSILLYQLGAFNAFTDLLNIEIENSTAAHVAMRKIAVSLADSQDLRVILSVLYTITEVIRNEKATGCDEFQADVNSFCNEIANASGEDLLIVKLLGMVTRFCSGAAPHFPMKKVLLLLWKLILVSLGGMSTLRELKIEKRKRAGLPQQDEDTMEIAKTMRSSSPPASASDLLEAQNEKRNPRPFRRSLMKQSSLDDHESLGMELEASMSGENADDLSDMSDYDERRPAENSDGQMYNNYQNRPMSPTLQNTIMLPRGLPWKPKVRQKDIDMFLDTARMKFVGYSLQNDRTTMFGLPEPIHEGVKTLKDHVYTSLAELQIQKEEEIARNPLSTSEGEIEMTPTEILYQAMLPNLPQYMIALLKILLAAAPTSKAKTDSINIMADVLPEEMPMTVLRSTKLGIDVNRHKEIIVKAVSAILLLLLKHFKINHIYQFEFMSQHLVFANCIPLVLKFFNQNIMAYVGAKNAIPILDFPSCVIGDQPELTTESLEIGDPIPFSWRNMFSCINLLRILNKLTKWKHSRIMMLVVFKSAPILKRTLKVRHAMTQLYVLKLLKMQTKYLGRQWRKSNMKTISAIYQKVRHRLNDDWAYGNDLDARPWDFQAEECALRASVDRFNNRRYTQIADSEYEPVDNCLNSVLGTTHDLSDSFKRHYHLWLEQEVFGTPIEWDKLLLKQG